One part of the Gossypium raimondii isolate GPD5lz chromosome 1, ASM2569854v1, whole genome shotgun sequence genome encodes these proteins:
- the LOC105774566 gene encoding long chain acyl-CoA synthetase 6, peroxisomal isoform X1 has product MDSSSAERRLNAIHGHLVPVVCGGAGSHSGLRVNPTAGEFLCEQGYSVVLPEKLKTGKWNVYRSARSPFKLVTRFPDHPDIGTLHDNFIHAVDTFRDYKYLGTRIQADGTVGEYKWMTYGEAGTARAAIGSGLIYHGIPKGSCIGLYFINRPEWLIVDHACSAYSLVSVPLYDTLGPDAVKYIVNHADVKAIFCVPQTLNSLLNFLSEIPSVRLVVVVGGKENEVPSLPPSTGIQIVTYTKLLSQGRRNVQPFSPPKPDDVATICYTSGTTGTPKGVVLTHGNLIANAAGCSTGTKFYPSDVYISYLPLAHIYERAYQVALLYFGVAVVFYQGDNMKLMDDLVALQPTIFCSVPRLYNRIYAGIVNAVKSSGPLKERLFNAAYNSKKHAIMNGKSPSPLWDKLVFNKIKAKLGGRIRFLSSGASPLSPDVLDFLKICFGCRVVEGYGMTETSCVISSMEEGDNLSGHVGSPSPACEIKLVDVPEMNYTSDDQPYPRGEICVRGPIVFQGYYKDEVQTREVLDEDGWLHTGDIGLWLSGGRLKIIDRKKNIFKLAQGEYIAPEKIENVYAKCKFIAQCFIYGDSLNSSLVAIVSVDHDVLKAWAASEGIKYKDLGQLCNDPRARAAVLADMDALGREAQLRGFEFAKAVTLVLEPFTMENGLLTPTFKIKRPQAKEYFAKAISNMYAELATSDPFPQN; this is encoded by the exons ATGGATTCCAGCTCAGCTGAACGTCGACTTAACGCCATTCACGGTCACCTTGTCCCCGTCGTATGCGGAGGCGCCGGTTCTCATTCGGGCCTCCGTGTTAACCCAACCGCCGGCGAGTTCCTCTGTG AGCAGGGTTATAGTGTTGTGCTGCCAGAGAAACTGAAGACAGGAAAATGGAATGTATACAG ATCTGCTCGCTCTCCGTTTAAGCTTGTGACTAGATTTCCTGATCATCCTGATATTGGTACACTGCATGATAATTTTAT ACATGCGGTTGATACCTTCCGAGATTACAAATATCTTGGTACAAGAATTCAAGCGGATGGTACAGTTGGAGA GTACAAGTGGATGACATATGGAGAAGCTGGAACTGCTCGGGCGGCCATAGGTTCTGGCTTAATATATCATGGAATACCAAAG GGCTCTTGTATTGGATTATATTTCATCAATAGACCAGAGTGGCTCATTGTTGATCATGCTTGCTCTGCGTATTCCCTTGTGTCAGTTCCTTTATATGACACACTAG GTCCGGATGCTGTCAAGTACATTGTTAATCATGCAGATGTTAAAGCTATATTTTGTGTGCCTCAAACATTGAATTCT TTGCTAAACTTTTTATCTGAGATTCCGTCCGTACGTTTGGTTGTG GTGGTTGGagggaaggaaaatgaagtgcCTTCATTGCCACCGTCAACTGGAATTCAGATTGTGacatatacaaaattattaagtcaG GGCCGCCGTAACGTCCAGCCTTTTTCCCCACCAAAACCAGATGATGTTGCAACCATTTGCTACACTAGTGGTACAACTGGAACACCCAAG GGAGTTGTGCTGACCCATGGAAACTTGATTGCAAATGCTGCTGGATGCAGCACTGGTACAAAATTTTACCCCTCAGACGT GTACATATCATATCTTCCTTTGGCACACATTTATGAACGAGCTTATCAGGTTGCTTTACTGTATTTCGGAGTTGCAGTTGTATTCTACCAGGGG GATAACATGAAATTAATGGATGACCTGGTTGCACTACAACCCACAATATTTTGCAGTGTCCCTAGACTGTATAACAGAATTTATGCCGG TATTGTCAATGCTGTGAAGTCTTCTGGTCCTCTGAAGGAGAGACTTTTTAATGCCGCCTACAATTCCAAGAAGCATGCAATAATGAATG GAAAGAGTCCTTCTCCCCTGTGGGACAAATTGGTGttcaacaaaataaaagccAAACTCGGAGGACGGATTCGTTTCTTGAGTTCAGGTGCTTCACCCTTGTCTCCTGATGTCCTAGACTTCTTGAAGAT TTGCTTTGGCTGTCGAGTCGTGGAAGGTTACGGAATGACCGAGACATCATGTGTTATAAGCAGTATGGAGGAGGGTGACAATCTTTCCGGCCATGTTGGCTCCCCTAGTCCGGCTTGTG AAATAAAGCTTGTGGACGTCCCGGAAATGAACTACACATCTGATGATCAGCCATATCCTCGTGGAGAAATCTGTGTTAGGGGTCCAATTGTTTTCCAAGGATATTACAAGGACGAAGTGCAGAC GAGAGAAGTACTTGATGAAGACGGATGGCTTCATACTGGAGACATAGGGCTATGGTTATCTGGAGGTCGGCTAAAGATTATCGATAG GAAGAAGAACATTTTTAAGCTGGCTCAGGGAGAGTACATAGCTCCAGAAAAAATCGAAAATGTATATGCTAAATGCAAATTTATTGCACAGTGTTTTATTTACG GTGACAGCCTGAATTCTTCATTAGTAGCTATTGTCTCAGTGGACCACGATGTTTTGAAAGCATGGGCTGCGTCTGAAGGCATTAAG TACAAAGATTTAGGACAACTATGCAATGACCCAAGAGCAAGGGCTGCTGTCCTGGCTGATATGGATGCTCTCGGAAGAGAAGCTCAG CTGCGAGGCTTCGAGTTTGCAAAAGCTGTGACCTTAGTGCTTGAACCATTCACAATGGAGAATGGTTTGCTTACTCCGACTTTTAAG ATTAAGAGACCGCAAGCAAAGGAATACTTCGCAAAAGCGATTTCAAACATGTATGCCGAGCTCGCTACATCGGATCCTTTTCCTCAGAACTAG
- the LOC105774566 gene encoding long chain acyl-CoA synthetase 6, peroxisomal isoform X2, whose translation MTYGEAGTARAAIGSGLIYHGIPKGSCIGLYFINRPEWLIVDHACSAYSLVSVPLYDTLGPDAVKYIVNHADVKAIFCVPQTLNSLLNFLSEIPSVRLVVVVGGKENEVPSLPPSTGIQIVTYTKLLSQGRRNVQPFSPPKPDDVATICYTSGTTGTPKGVVLTHGNLIANAAGCSTGTKFYPSDVYISYLPLAHIYERAYQVALLYFGVAVVFYQGDNMKLMDDLVALQPTIFCSVPRLYNRIYAGIVNAVKSSGPLKERLFNAAYNSKKHAIMNGKSPSPLWDKLVFNKIKAKLGGRIRFLSSGASPLSPDVLDFLKICFGCRVVEGYGMTETSCVISSMEEGDNLSGHVGSPSPACEIKLVDVPEMNYTSDDQPYPRGEICVRGPIVFQGYYKDEVQTREVLDEDGWLHTGDIGLWLSGGRLKIIDRKKNIFKLAQGEYIAPEKIENVYAKCKFIAQCFIYGDSLNSSLVAIVSVDHDVLKAWAASEGIKYKDLGQLCNDPRARAAVLADMDALGREAQLRGFEFAKAVTLVLEPFTMENGLLTPTFKIKRPQAKEYFAKAISNMYAELATSDPFPQN comes from the exons ATGACATATGGAGAAGCTGGAACTGCTCGGGCGGCCATAGGTTCTGGCTTAATATATCATGGAATACCAAAG GGCTCTTGTATTGGATTATATTTCATCAATAGACCAGAGTGGCTCATTGTTGATCATGCTTGCTCTGCGTATTCCCTTGTGTCAGTTCCTTTATATGACACACTAG GTCCGGATGCTGTCAAGTACATTGTTAATCATGCAGATGTTAAAGCTATATTTTGTGTGCCTCAAACATTGAATTCT TTGCTAAACTTTTTATCTGAGATTCCGTCCGTACGTTTGGTTGTG GTGGTTGGagggaaggaaaatgaagtgcCTTCATTGCCACCGTCAACTGGAATTCAGATTGTGacatatacaaaattattaagtcaG GGCCGCCGTAACGTCCAGCCTTTTTCCCCACCAAAACCAGATGATGTTGCAACCATTTGCTACACTAGTGGTACAACTGGAACACCCAAG GGAGTTGTGCTGACCCATGGAAACTTGATTGCAAATGCTGCTGGATGCAGCACTGGTACAAAATTTTACCCCTCAGACGT GTACATATCATATCTTCCTTTGGCACACATTTATGAACGAGCTTATCAGGTTGCTTTACTGTATTTCGGAGTTGCAGTTGTATTCTACCAGGGG GATAACATGAAATTAATGGATGACCTGGTTGCACTACAACCCACAATATTTTGCAGTGTCCCTAGACTGTATAACAGAATTTATGCCGG TATTGTCAATGCTGTGAAGTCTTCTGGTCCTCTGAAGGAGAGACTTTTTAATGCCGCCTACAATTCCAAGAAGCATGCAATAATGAATG GAAAGAGTCCTTCTCCCCTGTGGGACAAATTGGTGttcaacaaaataaaagccAAACTCGGAGGACGGATTCGTTTCTTGAGTTCAGGTGCTTCACCCTTGTCTCCTGATGTCCTAGACTTCTTGAAGAT TTGCTTTGGCTGTCGAGTCGTGGAAGGTTACGGAATGACCGAGACATCATGTGTTATAAGCAGTATGGAGGAGGGTGACAATCTTTCCGGCCATGTTGGCTCCCCTAGTCCGGCTTGTG AAATAAAGCTTGTGGACGTCCCGGAAATGAACTACACATCTGATGATCAGCCATATCCTCGTGGAGAAATCTGTGTTAGGGGTCCAATTGTTTTCCAAGGATATTACAAGGACGAAGTGCAGAC GAGAGAAGTACTTGATGAAGACGGATGGCTTCATACTGGAGACATAGGGCTATGGTTATCTGGAGGTCGGCTAAAGATTATCGATAG GAAGAAGAACATTTTTAAGCTGGCTCAGGGAGAGTACATAGCTCCAGAAAAAATCGAAAATGTATATGCTAAATGCAAATTTATTGCACAGTGTTTTATTTACG GTGACAGCCTGAATTCTTCATTAGTAGCTATTGTCTCAGTGGACCACGATGTTTTGAAAGCATGGGCTGCGTCTGAAGGCATTAAG TACAAAGATTTAGGACAACTATGCAATGACCCAAGAGCAAGGGCTGCTGTCCTGGCTGATATGGATGCTCTCGGAAGAGAAGCTCAG CTGCGAGGCTTCGAGTTTGCAAAAGCTGTGACCTTAGTGCTTGAACCATTCACAATGGAGAATGGTTTGCTTACTCCGACTTTTAAG ATTAAGAGACCGCAAGCAAAGGAATACTTCGCAAAAGCGATTTCAAACATGTATGCCGAGCTCGCTACATCGGATCCTTTTCCTCAGAACTAG